AAGCACACGCAGAATCGTAACACCTGGTCACTTCTTTGTCTGCATCAGATGGTAACGGCTGCTCAAACTGGTTCATTGCACAAACTGCATCACCGTGTCAGCAGACTGAATCGGTGATTTCCTGTGCCTGAAGGATTGTGTAAGTAGCTCTCTCATCACACCAGACTCAGTCGGGCTGCCAGACccttttcccttcatttcccCTGAAGTCATTTCCTCAGCCAGAGCTTCCCCTCAGACAGTGAAAGGCCTCCAACAAGCTCCACCAACCAGCCACTTCTAACCGTCTACCTACACTCACCCACCCACAACCTTAAACAAACCATTCGGTTTTTGGAGCCGGTTGGGAGGAAGGCCACGAGAACGATCACTAAATCTTCACATGTAgcttccaaaataaaactttctgaCCTGACACTGaaccatccctccctccatccatctaaTCATCCATTCTGCACTGAAATTGGTTTCACATTTGGGGTCTTattaatgacatcaacaaaactCAGTCAGATCCTGGCAGGActgtagcagtagcagcagtagtagtagtagtagcggtagtagtagtaacagtagtagtagtagtagtagtagtagtaacagtagtagtagtagtagtagtagtagtagtagtagtagtagtagtagtagtagtaacagtagtagtagcagtaatagcagtagcagcagtagtagtagtagtagcggtagtagtagtaacagtagtagcagtagtagcagcagcaacagtagtagtagtcgtagtagcagtagcagtagcagtagtagcagtaatagtagcagtatATGTACTTAGTAGTATGTAAGTGTAAAGTACCTGTTGGGCTGGTGCTGGGACTCCTGCAGGCTCTTGGCTTGCTGCAGGTCACAGGGGAAGCCGTGCAGGATCCAGCCTCTGCAGCTGCAGTCCACCTGGCTCAGACGCTGCTCCAGAACCTGCAGCGCCAGGGTGTCTGGAACTGCACCGACAGGTTCATCAATAAACAATAATCAGAAATGAGCTGCTTCTGTTGAGTCAGTTAATATTCGCAGCCACAAACACGCAGGAATTACCCAGGAGAAGTTTGTCTGGAGTTCGCTGTCTAAGATTTGGTGTCTGGTAAAGACAATTCATCAGAGCTGGACagaattcaaagaaaacatttttgtaactGAATAATTGTTGGATATTAGTGGTGAAATTGCTTCCTCAGGCAGAACTGTAGCACAACAAATGAGAATCAATTATATGCCAACAGCTTTGGACATGTTCATGCAGATTTTGAGAGATGTTTGGTAGTGGAAATAAATTGTAGCTTGAAGGATGGTCTGGATGAATGTAATGGATGCTGGATACTGGTCCGTCATGATAAGAGGAGAAGAGCAGCTCAGTGATGTTTCTGAACATGGACTCTGTCAGCTGCTGATTATTAAACACAGATGCTGTGATCACACCTGAGAGCTCtcatcttctgtctctctcacacacacacacacacacacacacacacacacacacacacacacacacacacacacacacacacacacacacacacacacacacacacacacacacacacacacagacacacacacacacacacacacacacacacacacacacacacacacacacacacacacacacacacaggagagaaataTAAGGAGAACGGTGCAGAATGAAAGAGAtgggggaggagtgtgtgtgtttgtagattGTAGTGTATCTGACTATAAATAGAGgaatctctgtctctgtctgtctgactgtctctctcaccatatgtctgtctgactgtctctctcaccatatgtctgtctctgtctctctgtctgtcttgctGAGGACCTGATTAAGCGGCAACTTTTTTTGGATGagtagttgttgagaaaatcGACAGAAATtcctccatttattttaaactgcactTGTCGATACCATGgtaaccatgttttcttttgaattgagaCACACCCTTGATGCTCCAGCTTGACGGGCACTGCACTAGTGAGTGAAAAACCCCAGGGGCTGCAGACAGGTATCAAACTTAAAAGAatctgtctgctgctgaggatCTACACAGAAataataagtgtgtgtgtgtgtgtgtgtgtgtgtgtgtgtgtgtgtgtgtgtgtgtgtgtgtgtgtgtgtgtgtggggttacCTGGTCGTCCATCATCCAGGTATGGTTGGATCTCCTGTCCCAGACTCGAACCATCAGCCGCTACGGACCTCAACAGCTGACCACaacacactgagagacagacagacggacagtCAGGCAGACAGCCAGGCAGGCAAGCAGgaaggcaggcagacaggtgacGAGATGGGTTGAAATTATacttaaaataatacaaaaatacaacaaaatacgtatacatactgtatttattatattgttaagGGGTTACTATTTTGCAGTGCACTGaacatcatttaaattattCCTGCTCGGGTTTCACTTCCTGTATTTACAGGCCAATGTTATAGTCTCTACAATCCAGGTTAAGTTGGGCCAATCAGAAAGGCCATCAGTGTGCCTGTGGGTTGTACTTTAAATGGCAGTTTTTAAGGCGAAAAAAGCtccatgcaaatttaaaaatagaacgtttttcctgttttcatcaCACAGTAAATATCTGTACGGACGAACCGCTCAGCTGATTCTGAGTTGTGCTCTCTATCATCGCCTCCATCGCTGCAGTGTCAGAGTGTAACTGGACACATTTCCAGTGGCAGTGAAGTTAATGCATGTGAGTTATTCAGTCTCTAGAGTAAAACGGGATCTGACACAGATTTTGGGATAAACGTTTTTGTCCAACCTTCATAGTCTGGATGTAGAGAGTGAAAAGTTAGTTGCAGTAAATTAAATGAGCTGGCATCACCTGCTATCTCATAatcattaaattaaactttCAATCCACTATTTCTTGCATTTTAATCGGACACTGGATTTGCTGTTGCTGTATGTCTAATGTATTAGTGTGTAAGTTAATTGAGAGAACAACAAACAGAGTCAGATTCCTTGTATGAGGACACAAATTTGTAGCCATGATATTAAACAAAACctcaaatatgcaaataagctacaaattttaaccaaaatctaatcagttcatccttgagtccaaatGAACGTtggtgccaaatttgaagaaattccctcaaggcgttcctgagataaCGCGACTGGGACAGATGTACGGACAGACAACTGGAAacattattgtgtgtgtgtgtgtgtgtgtgtgtgtgtgtgtgtgtgtgtgtgtgtgtgcttgtgtgtgtgtgtaccgtCCACCATCTTGTATTTCTCTGACAACAGTGTGGCTTGGTGACTCTTCCCCGACCCCGGCGGACCCAGCAGGAGGATTCTGGGAGTTCTGAAGCGACGGCGAGTCCGCACGAAAGTCAGCACTGAGACAACACACATAttaaatgctttatttgaaTCAGTTACATTACAAGTACGCAAGATTCAAATGTTGACGGTTATAAAGATTCACTGACACTCAGGTCTTGAGAAAAACACCTCCTGCTGCACACAGGCGGTCAACAGTAAAACAGCAAGTGAAGCTGCTGGGGGGCCGATCAGTATCACTGATCAAAAGTCATATTCAGGtcagtaataaattaaaaaaagactgatacTGGATCAGTTTATCAGAAAAACAGCTCACCTATGATCGAGTCAAACGCAGAACTTTTGTAGGATTCTAACTTCACTCATTCATCTACAGAAACAACACCATGAGTGTTAGAGATGCTaaataacaaatacacacacgcagtcatATATCACGGTGACACATCTGACCAAACGACTGCACCATATCACAAAATTGATGTTTAAATCAGAGTAGGAGAGTGAAGCCTTTTTTTGGACTAAAATACTGGATATGAGACACTTATCCTGAATTCTTCAGACAATATTTTACTGGACAGAAGTGAAGCTGATATATAAATTAGGGAATCGTCTGCATATTGAAGGAGCTCTCCAAAAACCTGAGCACTAAGAGGGAGCTCTGTGGTATTTTCTGCCCACCAGTTTTTaatagcaaaaacaacaaaaagattGGCTGAGATACAAGTGTCATAGAGACGGCAGTGATGAAAAACCTTTGAACTTTTCCTCTATAAAATATCTTAAGCTTGTTATCTGATCCAGCGTCTTTTCCCATTACACAAACAGCAATCAAACACGGTTCTGAAACATAGTGCTGTTAATTCAGAGCTTTGGGCAGTGCTGTTTGTTATGTGTTGTCATTCTGAGGTTTATTTATTAGATTTGCACCTCACAGCACGCTGTACGCAAtgggataaagaaaaaaaagttaaaactggtaacactcaagcTGTTTGCTTGCTAAATGGTTAGTAAACTTCAACCATTGTGTTACATAGCTTGTTTGCTTAGCCAAAAACCAGTTCAGGAATAAGGATGGATATCAGAATGTGGCTTTGTAAGAAACATAGTAAGACCCCAGCTGGGGCCAGTAGCCCTGGCAGCAGCAATGATATCGCCGAGCCCAAACTTAATGCCCCAAATGTTCCTATTTTATATTATGGCcgtgacacacaaacacgttgAAAGGTAAGGTAGGGAattgtttttgtatatatagTCACCCTCCGGATGATAAAAATGCCTACTGTTTTACTACCCCTCACAATTTTTAACTGCCCCCTCAGTCACTTCATGCTGGCGCTGGCCCTTTATTTATAATAAAGGACTTCATTCCACTGAAGCAGGCGCCTGCACTGTGCTGGGTTCCCTTTATGCCCTGGAGAAAGTCGACCGCCCCGACTGTATAATTGGCacacattatgtttttgttggtAGACCTCAGTGTGCGGCTGGTCGTTTTGTGGGTCTATACCTTGTTGATAGACGTCGGCGTGTGGTTGGTCACTGTTGATGATCTTCAGGACGTGTTGATAAGCTGAAGTCAGACCTGTGACCTCACAGCGGAAATGCTGCAGTTCAACCAATTGCTGTGTCTCTGACATGCCCCGCCCCTTCTCCAGACGCTGAGTGATGATGTCATCGACTGGCCAGATGAAGGTCTGATGGTACACGTCTGTAGACAGGAAGAGATGTCATGAGTTACGTTTGTATAGTGTTAAATTTGACCTTGCCAAGGTCAAGCACATAAAAACCTTGTCTGAGGGTCCGTTTACTGCTGTAGAGTGTTCGACCATATCATCAGcagactgaggaagaggagcttGAGTTGAGATGTTTTTGTCAGCTTTAGTGTTAAGACACAATTCTCCACAGATTTCTCATGTCCCTCCTGTAACGTAATCGGTCTCATGGTGaacagtttaagaaaaaaaagatcaaaatcgAAGCTTTAGAACCAGAGCtatcgtcttttttattccatatattcttcttctttgtcaaagCCTGGtacctacattacccacaatgcacctgGACCTCTGACAGCCGGGTGGCAGATTGGGATGTGTTATGCTGGTAACGGTTAATGTATCCTGGAGCCTGTAGCCTGAAAAAGAGATTGGGGGGGGCTACAAGGgtcttcagacccaacccaCACTGACTCAGGTAACATCACCTGAGCTTTATACTACGGACATATATTCACATATGCAGCAGCAGGGCTGTCATTTCCACCGGGGATGGGAGGACATATACTTTCTAGTTTGATTAATGGACCGAAGGACGACCAAACCAAAATCCAGACAGGATTCAAATGTTCGTCTGATTCTCCTTCAGTTATACTGTGAGGTCACAGCATTTAGCTCTACACACAGCAGTTATTTTCCGGCGATTTTTTTAACCCCAGGTTTTGACTTTCCGGGCAACGTACAAGCTCCCGGTCAAAGTTGTTGGGGCTGTGTAGAGTTTGAGAAGAAGCctgcattttgctgtttttatttacagatatTTCTCCTAAAAAGTCACTAAAACTGACCATCAATCAAATACGTATGATGCCGTAACAGCACCAGCTCTAAATAGAACATTATTCGTTTAGGTTAAAGGTTAATTGTTGACAATGGAAAtggtgttttgattttttttgtcattttttgatgGAAATTTTAGGAAATCACATGTTATTATTGGGTTGGAGCTTTATAATGCAGCGATTCATGTGGCTTTTTTGGTATACAAACATTATAGAGAAGCATGAAGAACTTGGACTTCATTGTGCACCccacttctgaaaccaaaatTACACCCTTCTGCAGTAGcactccccaacacctggaaCAGTTTAATGTGGAAAATAAGTACAGTTCCACTTTAAAACAGTCGTTTCTTTTTTAGTTATCTAACATATCTGCAGCCTTCATCTTTATTGACTTGACATTTCATGAGGTGCTTAAGTTTAACTCTGAACAACACTAACCTACTCTTCCCCCGTCCAACACGGGCTCAGCTGAACTGAACTGGACTCACCTCCTGTCAGTGGGTCAACCAGTTTCCCCCGACTCCTCTCCAACAACACATCATCAGGAGCCTCCAACATCACTGGCACACACGACATGCACACTATTTTTCAGCGACAGGATTCATATTTGCAGTATGCAGTAGATATACGTGAACTCCGAGCTGATCgtatcgttttgttttttgttctcacCAACATGTTCGGGGATGACTCCGGCCTGCTGCAGACTCAGAGCCTGCAGGCGAGTCTGTGGGATTCCCTCCAACACCCAgccctgtaacacacacacacacacacacacacacacacacacacacacacacacacacacacacacacacacacacacacacacacacacacacacacacagtgttaaaggtttagtgtttgtgtgtccgcTATTTTTCACTCTGCAGACAAAAAGTCGGTCAGTTCTTGCatcagtccaacactttggtctaGAGTGAGACCTCTCCTGACCTACAGGTCAgatc
Above is a genomic segment from Xiphias gladius isolate SHS-SW01 ecotype Sanya breed wild chromosome 19, ASM1685928v1, whole genome shotgun sequence containing:
- the ak8 gene encoding adenylate kinase 8 isoform X3: MDETVKPLRIPPQMSVYADEHGVFHLVQSLVSSLVIDQPEDPISYLISLLQRSSTDVPRVMLLGPPAVGKRTVAKKLSAELRAVHVTTDSLLQDQSELSVQARQHTQQGLPAELLVRLIQRRLNEVDCFNRGWVLEGIPQTRLQALSLQQAGVIPEHVVMLEAPDDVLLERSRGKLVDPLTGDVYHQTFIWPVDDIITQRLEKGRGMSETQQLVELQHFRCEVTGLTSAYQHVLKIINSDQPHADVYQQVLTFVRTRRRFRTPRILLLGPPGSGKSHQATLLSEKYKMVDVCCGQLLRSVAADGSSLGQEIQPYLDDGRPALMNCLYQTPNLRQRTPDKLLLVPDTLALQVLEQRLSQVDCSCRGWILHGFPCDLQQAKSLQESQHQPNRVFFLELTDDVCLERITLRATDPVSGERFHAVTRPAPSSRVQNRLQTRPEDGARTVTHTLNQYRIHTAVLQSVYPDAVHIDADQDPHSVFEALESRLSTD
- the ak8 gene encoding adenylate kinase 8 isoform X1 yields the protein MVLRERTNSRASAVRQSAFILLLRLPMDETVKPLRIPPQMSVYADEHGVFHLVQSLVSSLVIDQPEDPISYLISLLQRSSTDVPRVMLLGPPAVGKRTVAKKLSAELRAVHVTTDSLLQDQSELSVQARQHTQQGLPAELLVRLIQRRLNEVDCFNRGWVLEGIPQTRLQALSLQQAGVIPEHVVMLEAPDDVLLERSRGKLVDPLTGDVYHQTFIWPVDDIITQRLEKGRGMSETQQLVELQHFRCEVTGLTSAYQHVLKIINSDQPHADVYQQVLTFVRTRRRFRTPRILLLGPPGSGKSHQATLLSEKYKMVDVCCGQLLRSVAADGSSLGQEIQPYLDDGRPALMNCLYQTPNLRQRTPDKLLLVPDTLALQVLEQRLSQVDCSCRGWILHGFPCDLQQAKSLQESQHQPNRVFFLELTDDVCLERITLRATDPVSGERFHAVTRPAPSSRVQNRLQTRPEDGARTVTHTLNQYRIHTAVLQSVYPDAVHIDADQDPHSVFEALESRLSTD